One Myxococcales bacterium genomic window, AAAAATTTCTCGCGGAGTTCGTGGACGCCAAGGACCCGACGATGCCGCGCAACAAAAAATGGGTCATGATATTATCGACACAGTTCGGCTGTCCGGTGAAATGCCCTATGTGCGATTCCGGCGGAAATTATCATGGGGATCTCTCCGCCGATGAAATTCTCTCCCAGGTTCGCCACATCCTGTCGAGATACCCGGATGAGTTCGCAAATTCTTGCGAAAAGCTCAAAATACAGTTCGCTAGAATGGGGGAACCGGCGCTAAACAACTCCGTGCTAGAAGCGCTGCGAGCACTCCCCTCCCTTGTTGCGCCGAAGTTGATGATCCCGTGCGTCGCCACGACCGCCCCCGCCGCGTCGAAGAGGTGGTTCGAAGAATTGCTGGAAATAAAAAATGAGCTTTATTCAGAACATCTCTTCCAAATACAGTTCTCGATAAATTCAACCGATCCCGCGCAAAGGGACCATATGATGCCGATAGCCAAGATGTCTTTCGACGAAATATCGAAATTCGGTAAGCGGTTCGTAAGAAGGGGAGAAAGAAAGGCAGCGCTCAACTTCACCACGGTAAAGGGACTCGATTATGACGCCGATGTCATAGCCAGACATTTCTCCCCTGAACACTTCTGCGTAAAGATGACGCCGCTAAACCCTACCGAATCGGCCGATGAGGCAGGGCTTAGATCTTCTTTCGAAGAGATAGCCGAGCCTTTCGCGGAGAAGCTCACAGGGCACGGATTCGATGTCATACTTAGCATCGGAGATCTCAAGGAAAACGAGATCGGCTCGAACTGCGGCCAATCGGTGCGCAGGCTTCATAAATCCATATAAAATTATATACGATAATATATAAAAAATATTATTGACTGGATTTTTATATTCGATATAATATAAAAGAATCTATGGTGTATTTTTTATATACTATCTAATATAAACTGCCGTGGAGAAGCTATGCAGCTCAACTTAAAAAGTTTTCTAAAAAAACAAAGGAAGGTAATGAATCTCACACAGGAGGAGCTGGCCCTAAAGGCCGGAGTAGGTCTCTGTTTTGTCCGCAGCATGGAGCAAGGGAAAAAATCCCTCCGCATGGATAAGGTCAATCAAGTACTTTCCCTTTTCGGTTGTGAAATGGCGCCGATCGACAGCAAATCTGTGGAGGCGGAATGACCAGAAAAGCAAATGTATTCTATTCAGATATTCTAGCAGGATACCTCGTAGAGGATTCAGAGGGATATAAATTTTTCTATGACAAAAAATATATCTCGGAAATCGACGCAAAGGCGGTCAGCCTCACTCTTCCTATATCGGAAGGGATCTACAATTCGAAAACTCTCTTCCCCTTTTTCGACGGTCTGATTCCGGAGGGGTGGCTGCTAGAAATATCGGTCGATCTCTGGAAACTCGACCCGAGGGACAGAATGGGACTTCTCCTTGCTTGTTGCAAAGACTGCATCGGAGCTGTATCGCTGGAGGCGGCAAATGAGTAAGTGCCTTATATGCTACGAAGACGTGAAGAACGCCGATTACCATGAAAAATGCGCAAAGCGTTTTTTTCAAACGCATTCCGTTCCACTGCTCCCCTATAAAATTGAAGAGCTGAAAGAAATTGCAAAAAATGAAATAAGGGAAAGCTGTGCAAATATCACCGGAGTTCAGAAAAAGATTTCGTTGGGCGTGAGGAAAAGTAAAAAAGAGAGACGTTTGACCTTTACGAACGTCTGGGGACGTTTCATTTTAAAACCTCCTGCCGACAGATATCCCGAAATGCCCCAAGTTGAGCACCTCTCGATGATGCTTGCCGAGGCTGCAAACATACAAGTTGTCCCCTACGCACTCATAAGGCTGGCTTCAGGAGAACTCGCGTATATTTCAAGACGAATAGACAGACCCAAAGACGGCGGAAAGCTTCACATGGAAGATATGTGTCAATTGACCGAACGATTGACGGAAGACAAGTACAAGGGCTCTATGGAAAATATTGCAAAGGCAATTAGACAATATTCTTCCGCGCCGATGCTGGACATTGTTAGATTTTTTGAACTAGCCATCCATTCTTTCTTGATAGGCAACGCCGACATGCATCTTAAAAATTTTTCACTTATCATGAAAGATCCCGAGAAATTCTTCCTCTCCCCCGCATACGATCTGCTATCAACTAGGCTCTTGATCCCCGAGTCAGTAGATTCGGAGGAAATGGCGCTTCCCATATGCGGAAAAAAGAAAAAACTCAGCGGTAATGATTTTTATATTTTCGGCGAAAACATAAATCTCAACAAAATCCAGATCAAAAATGCGATTAATCTTTTTTTGGACAGACTGGAGATATTCTACGAAATCATAGATAAATCATTTCTCACCGACGATATGAAAAATGAATTTAAGGGGCTTATTAAATCCAGAGCTCTAAGGTTGCGACACTCTTAATAACAGAGGACACAATGTCAACGGACAGCTCAAATTCAGGCAACAATGAAGGGTTGATATTCGGGCTTAACGACCGGCCAAACCTTCGCCAGTCGCTATTTGCGGCGCTGCAGCATCTGCTCGCAATATATCTTCCGATAATAACGCCGCCCCTTCTGCTTGCGCTGGCCATGGGGCTCGACCCCAAAACGACTCAATATCTCATCGGGGCCTCACTCCTCGTTTCGGGGGTAGCCACATTCATACAGGTCAGAAAAGTCGGACCGATAGGTTCTGGAATCCTAAGCATACAGGGAACGAGTTTCTCCTTCGTACCGCCGCTTATCGCAGCGGGAAAGGCCGGCGGACTACCGATGGTATTCGGCCTCACGATAGCCGGATCATTCATAGAAATTTTTATAAGCAGATTTCACGGCGCGATACGCAGGGCGATTTCGCCACTCGTAAGCGGGATAGTGGTAACGCTAATAGGCCTCACCCTCATCGGCGTCGCCGTCGAGCAGTGCGCGGGAGGAGCGCAAGCAAAGGCCCTAGGGGAATTCGGCAGCCCGACAAATCTCACAGTTGCCGCATCTGTGATTCTGACGATAATCATCTTCAACAATTTCAAAAATATCTACCTGAGGATGGGGGCGATAACATTTGGGCTCGTCGTTGGATACATCGTTTCATTCGCGTTTGGAACGGTCGACTTCTCTTCAGGCACCGACGCGGGCTCAATAATAGCTCCATTGCCGCTGAAATTCGGCCTTTCTTTTGACATCTCGCTATTTGTCCCGGTGGCTCTCATATACGTTATCACGGTCATGGAAACGATCGGAGACCTGACCGCCACCTCCGTCGTATCTGGCGAGCCGGTGGAGGGAGACCTCTACTACAAGCGCATATCCGGCGGAGTTCTCGGCGATGGAATAAATTCCCTCATCGCAGGCCTTTTCGGATCGATGCCCAATACGACATTTTCGCAGAATAACGGAATCATACAGCTAACCGGAATCGCGAGCAGAAAGGTGGGCTATTTCATAGCGGGGATGCTGGCACTTCTCGGCCTCTGCCCATTTACCTCGGCGATATTTTCGGCAATGCCGGCCCCGGTTCTTGGTGGAGCGACGCTTCTCATGTTCGGAACGGTGGCAGCCGTGGGAATAAGAATCATCTCGCTCACCAAAATCGATGCGCGATCGACGATGATCATGGCGATATCCTTCGGATGCGGGATCGGGGTTGTCATGCACCCAGAGGGGCTTTCCGCACTGCCTCCATTCATAGCAGAAATGTTTTCATCTGGAATAGCATCGGGGGGAATCGCCGCGATCGTAGCGAATTTAGTTCTGCCTCGTCGGGGGACGCGTACTCACTCCGCGTGAAAACGTCCCCAAGCCAATTATATTCGAAGTTATTCGTACCTCAGGGCCTCGACAGGATCTAGCTGCGAGGCGCGTTTTGCAGGCCACATCCCGAAGAATAGTCCAACGGCTCCGGAGAATGTGGTCCCGAGAAAAATTGCGAAGATAGTCACATTAGTTGTCCAACCAGCAAAATAAGAAAGTGTAAAAGCAGCGAGCCATCCTATCGCAACGCCAAGACATCCTCCGGAAAGGGTCATGACGACAGACTCTATCAAAAACTGCGCCATGATATCTATGCGTCTAGCGCCGATCGCGAGCCGAAGTCCAATCTCGCGCGTGCGCTCCGTAACCGAAACCAGCATGATATTCATGATGCCGATTCCACCGACTACAAGGGATATAGCGGCGATGGAGCCGAGGAGCATGCTCATCGTATTCATCGTCGTGGTGAGCATCTGCTGAATCTCGCTCATGTCCCTTATATCGAAGGTATCCTCAGTGTTATAAAGTCTGTGGCGTTTCCTTATTATATCCTCGATGAGACCTTGCACGTATCGCGTGGAATGCCCATCAGCGACTTCCACATACATCGCATCGAGATAATTCTTGCCGAGCAGCCTGTACATCGCAGTCGTCAATGGTAGATAGATGACATCGTCCTGATCGCGAGGACCCATCGAACCCTTCTCCGGTGCGATACCGATAATGTCGTAATTGATTCTGTTTATCTTGATAGTCCTGCCAATCGGACTTACATCACCAAAGAGTTTAGCGATGACCGTTCTGCCTATTATCGCAACCCTGCGACGCTTTTTCATATCGTCATCATCGAACCATCTGCCGACATCGGGGCGCG contains:
- a CDS encoding HipA domain-containing protein, whose amino-acid sequence is MSKCLICYEDVKNADYHEKCAKRFFQTHSVPLLPYKIEELKEIAKNEIRESCANITGVQKKISLGVRKSKKERRLTFTNVWGRFILKPPADRYPEMPQVEHLSMMLAEAANIQVVPYALIRLASGELAYISRRIDRPKDGGKLHMEDMCQLTERLTEDKYKGSMENIAKAIRQYSSAPMLDIVRFFELAIHSFLIGNADMHLKNFSLIMKDPEKFFLSPAYDLLSTRLLIPESVDSEEMALPICGKKKKLSGNDFYIFGENINLNKIQIKNAINLFLDRLEIFYEIIDKSFLTDDMKNEFKGLIKSRALRLRHS
- a CDS encoding helix-turn-helix transcriptional regulator, translated to MQLNLKSFLKKQRKVMNLTQEELALKAGVGLCFVRSMEQGKKSLRMDKVNQVLSLFGCEMAPIDSKSVEAE
- a CDS encoding phosphatidylinositol kinase, with translation MTRKANVFYSDILAGYLVEDSEGYKFFYDKKYISEIDAKAVSLTLPISEGIYNSKTLFPFFDGLIPEGWLLEISVDLWKLDPRDRMGLLLACCKDCIGAVSLEAANE
- a CDS encoding purine permease is translated as MSTDSSNSGNNEGLIFGLNDRPNLRQSLFAALQHLLAIYLPIITPPLLLALAMGLDPKTTQYLIGASLLVSGVATFIQVRKVGPIGSGILSIQGTSFSFVPPLIAAGKAGGLPMVFGLTIAGSFIEIFISRFHGAIRRAISPLVSGIVVTLIGLTLIGVAVEQCAGGAQAKALGEFGSPTNLTVAASVILTIIIFNNFKNIYLRMGAITFGLVVGYIVSFAFGTVDFSSGTDAGSIIAPLPLKFGLSFDISLFVPVALIYVITVMETIGDLTATSVVSGEPVEGDLYYKRISGGVLGDGINSLIAGLFGSMPNTTFSQNNGIIQLTGIASRKVGYFIAGMLALLGLCPFTSAIFSAMPAPVLGGATLLMFGTVAAVGIRIISLTKIDARSTMIMAISFGCGIGVVMHPEGLSALPPFIAEMFSSGIASGGIAAIVANLVLPRRGTRTHSA
- a CDS encoding radical SAM protein; this translates as MKIISESGDKNLAEVFVAKFRGDEKFLAEFVDAKDPTMPRNKKWVMILSTQFGCPVKCPMCDSGGNYHGDLSADEILSQVRHILSRYPDEFANSCEKLKIQFARMGEPALNNSVLEALRALPSLVAPKLMIPCVATTAPAASKRWFEELLEIKNELYSEHLFQIQFSINSTDPAQRDHMMPIAKMSFDEISKFGKRFVRRGERKAALNFTTVKGLDYDADVIARHFSPEHFCVKMTPLNPTESADEAGLRSSFEEIAEPFAEKLTGHGFDVILSIGDLKENEIGSNCGQSVRRLHKSI